The DNA sequence GCTAATCCCCGGTGATCCCCCCACCGAAGCCTTCATCGAGACGCATACGATTGAAGGTGAGCAAGTCACCATCGGCATGAAACAGAACTGATGCTAAAAACTCCGAGATTACCTAAATTTCGGAGTTTTTTTGAATTTCCAACAACGCGTAGAAGGAGCAAAGCAATGAAAGCAGCCATTTTTGAAAAATTTGGTCAACCTCTGGAAATTAGAACCCTACCTGACCCCACGCCGCATGCCGATGGTGTTGTCATTCAGGTTATGGCTAATGGCATTTGCCGCAGCGATTGGCATGGCTGGATGGGACATGATTCTGATGTTCATTTGCCGCATGTGCCTGGGCACGAGTTGGCTGGTATTGTTGTCGCGGTTGGCAAAGATGTGCGCCGCTGGGCCGAGGGCGATCGCGTCACGCTGCCCTTTGCTTGCGGCTGTGGTCATTGTGAACAGTGTCTCTCAGGAAATCAGCAAGTTTGCGATAATTATTTTCAACCCGGATTCACGGCCTGGGGTTCGTTTGCCGAATATGTTGCTATTCGTTACGCGGACACCAACCTCGTGCGTTTGCCGGACAGTTTAGATTTTATTGAAGCGGCCAGCCTGGGCTGTCGCTTCATTACATCCTTTCGCGCTGTGGCGGTTCAGGGACGCGTTGCACCGGGGGAGTGGGTTGTTGTGCATGGCTGCGGCGGGATTGGCCTTTCGGCAGTGATGATCGCCAGCGCCATGGGCGCCCAGGTTATTGGGGTGGATATTAACGATGATGCTCTCAAGCTTGCGCACACGTTGGGGGCTGCGGTCACGCTCAATGCGCGCGAGGAAGCGCAGCTTATAGAAGCCATCAAAACGATCACCGGAGGCGGTGCGCAGGTTTCTATGGATGCTTTGGGCAGCAACGAAACCTGTCGTAACTCACTTATGAGCTTGCGCAAACGCGGCCGTCATGTTCAGGTTGGTGTGATGGCCGACGCAGACAAAGAAACTCCCATCCCGATGGGTTGGGTGATGTTCAATGAAATTGAATTGATCGGCAGCCATGGTATGCAGGCTCATGCGTATGCTCCGATGCTGGATATGATTACAACGGGTAAACTGCAGCCCGGAAAAATGATCAGCAAGACAGTTTCCCTGGAAGAATCTTTCGAAGTATTACAATCTATGGGTGAATCGCCTCCGACCGGAGTTGTGGTGATTGATCGGTTTTAGCCAGATTCTTTGACAAGCTTACGCGCCATTTTTTGTGCTCTTCGTTGTCGTATCTTCATCCAACGAAACGGGTTATAATATTTAGCAAATCGGAGTATATTAGTCCGTATTGTCAAAGGAGAATAAAATGGATTTTAGTTCAATAAACTGGTTGGCAGTTGTGGCATGTGTAGTCGCCAGCATGATCTCAGGGTATGTCTGGTATAACCCGAAGACGTTCTTCCCCATCTGGTGGCGCGGAATTGGCAAAACTGAGCAGGATGAGCCCGATACCAGTAATATGGGTATGACCTGGGGATTAACGATCCTTGCCTCGCTTGTTCAGGCTATATTTATGGCCCTGTTGGTCAACGCAATGGGAAGTATGGCAGGGGGTGCCACGCTTGTCTCGGGCGTGACGACTGGCTTTTTGCTTTGGCTTGGTTTTGTGGCTCCGACCAATTTGGTCAATAAATTATTCGCAGGGCACGGTCTAAAAATCTGGGCGATTGAGGCTGGCAATCATCTACTCAATTTTGTGGTCTTTGGCGCGATTTTGGGCGCATGGCACTAGGCTCAAATTCAAACAAGCGCACAAAAAATCCCCTGGTCATATATGACCAGGGGATTTTTTGTCTATGATACAATCCAGCCCATGAATTTGAGCAAGCCCTTCGTTGCCTTGTTTTTGCTCACCGCGGCTTGTCGCCCAGTCCTTACGATTGGCTGGAGTGAAATTGCCATTGTCATCGTCTTGGTAGTGGTACTCGTCGGCCCGATGCTTTTTCGCCTTTACCGTCGCTGGGATGAATTTCAACGCAGGCGGCGGTAACATGGCGTGATAAGCACAGAATTCCGGCGGGATTTGATGTGTTGCCTGCCGTGTAAATGAAGGTTCCTCAGTGAGGAAAAATGAACCCCCGCATTCAAGAACTGGAACAACAAATCAAAGAAATAAAAGACCGCTGGCCCAAACATTCTGTTCAACCGTGGCTATTACAGCAACTGGAAGAATTGGAAGATGAGTTGGCCGCGTTAACGAATGAAGATGCAAACCACCGTGCTGAAAACCCCTAAATCGAAAACACTTAATCATAACCCGTTGCTCGTGACGTACGCTTATTATGGAGCTTTCATAATTTTGGGCATGGTCACCGCGTCAATGGGGCCTTCGCTGTCTTTTTTGGCTGAAAATACCAGCACGGCCCTGGGCAATATCGGGTTGGTTTTTTCAGCCCGGGCGGGCGGCTATTTGAGCGGCTCTCTGCTCAGTGGGGGCGCGTACGACCGTTTCTCTGGGCATCGCATCATGGCGGCGATGTTGTTTTTACTGGGGGTGTTATTTTTCGCGCTTCCGGCGGTGATGCATTTGTGGCTGCTGATATTGATTGTCTTTTTTCTTGGATTTACTGAGGGCGCTGTCGATGTGGGGGGGAATACACTCTTGGTGTGGGTGCATCAGAAAAAAGTTGGCCCCTTTATGAATGCGTTGCACGCTTTTTTTGGCGTTGGCTCTTTTCTGGCGCCGCTGATTTTGGCGCAAACCATGAATTGGGGCAGTAATTTTGTCATGGGATATCGTCTGATTGCCATATTGATTTTCCCAATGGCATTTTGGATCTGGCAGTTACCCAGTCCGGCCGCGCCTATACAGGAGAAACCTTCGCAGACTGTACAAGTACCGCAAAAAAGCGCAACCAGCAAATGGATATTCTTGCTCGCGTTGTTTTTATTTTTATATGTGGGATTGGAAGTTGGTTTTAGCGGCTGGATTTTTACCTATGCCCGCGCCATGGGGCTGGCGACCGAAACATCTGCCGCCATTTTGACTGCCTTTTTCTGGGGTGGATTTACGGTGGCGCGCATCTTCAGTATCCCTCTGGCGACGCGCACACAGCCGAAGACGTTGCTGCTAATGAGCCTGGCAGGTGGGCTGTTGAGCATAACCGCGATCGTACTTTTCCCATCGTCGGTGCTTGCGCTTTGGGGCGGAACACTTAGCTTGGGGATGTCCATTGCCGCCATTTTTCCGAGCACCATCTCGTTTGCTGAAAATATTATTTCACTTACTGGAAAATTGACACGTTGGTTTTTCGTGGGCGCTGGCCTGGGGGCGATGGGCCTGCCCTGGCTGTTGGGGAAATTCTTTGAGAATTATGGCGCTTTGGCTGTTGTTCGTGCCCTCTTTGTAGATACGCTCTTGGCGCTGATCGTCTTTCTGTGTATTGTAATGATGGGGCGAGCGCGGCAGAAAAATTGAATCCAAAAAGGAGTGGCCGCATATTTCCACCACTCCTTTTTGGATAGAGCTTGTATCGTTTTTATCCTGCATAGTTTTAAAAATAGTGCAAGGTAAAACTTATCTAAGCACTATCTGACTGATTTTCTAGACTATCCGCCCCACTCGGCACCCTTCATAATTTCTTCCAATGCAATTGTATGACTGCATCGTCCACGGGTTTGAAAGAAATCACAATCACACTTCCATTGTCCTTGCTCAAAACCAACTTGATGAGGGTTGTTCTTACCGTCAAAAGTTACGCTCAGGGTATTTACCTGAATGCGGCTGCGCTCTTCTGTTGCATAGCGTTTTG is a window from the Chloroflexota bacterium genome containing:
- a CDS encoding zinc-dependent alcohol dehydrogenase family protein translates to MKAAIFEKFGQPLEIRTLPDPTPHADGVVIQVMANGICRSDWHGWMGHDSDVHLPHVPGHELAGIVVAVGKDVRRWAEGDRVTLPFACGCGHCEQCLSGNQQVCDNYFQPGFTAWGSFAEYVAIRYADTNLVRLPDSLDFIEAASLGCRFITSFRAVAVQGRVAPGEWVVVHGCGGIGLSAVMIASAMGAQVIGVDINDDALKLAHTLGAAVTLNAREEAQLIEAIKTITGGGAQVSMDALGSNETCRNSLMSLRKRGRHVQVGVMADADKETPIPMGWVMFNEIELIGSHGMQAHAYAPMLDMITTGKLQPGKMISKTVSLEESFEVLQSMGESPPTGVVVIDRF
- a CDS encoding MFS transporter, producing the protein MKMQTTVLKTPKSKTLNHNPLLVTYAYYGAFIILGMVTASMGPSLSFLAENTSTALGNIGLVFSARAGGYLSGSLLSGGAYDRFSGHRIMAAMLFLLGVLFFALPAVMHLWLLILIVFFLGFTEGAVDVGGNTLLVWVHQKKVGPFMNALHAFFGVGSFLAPLILAQTMNWGSNFVMGYRLIAILIFPMAFWIWQLPSPAAPIQEKPSQTVQVPQKSATSKWIFLLALFLFLYVGLEVGFSGWIFTYARAMGLATETSAAILTAFFWGGFTVARIFSIPLATRTQPKTLLLMSLAGGLLSITAIVLFPSSVLALWGGTLSLGMSIAAIFPSTISFAENIISLTGKLTRWFFVGAGLGAMGLPWLLGKFFENYGALAVVRALFVDTLLALIVFLCIVMMGRARQKN
- a CDS encoding DUF1761 domain-containing protein, which codes for MDFSSINWLAVVACVVASMISGYVWYNPKTFFPIWWRGIGKTEQDEPDTSNMGMTWGLTILASLVQAIFMALLVNAMGSMAGGATLVSGVTTGFLLWLGFVAPTNLVNKLFAGHGLKIWAIEAGNHLLNFVVFGAILGAWH
- a CDS encoding histidine kinase → MNPRIQELEQQIKEIKDRWPKHSVQPWLLQQLEELEDELAALTNEDANHRAENP